The following DNA comes from Fundulus heteroclitus isolate FHET01 chromosome 1, MU-UCD_Fhet_4.1, whole genome shotgun sequence.
ctgatttttatatttacttgGATTAACATTTTTGTGATCGGAAACATTTAAAGGCGACCGTTTACGAAGCTATcctttttttgcccttttttgtaATTCTATTTTGGTttctactgcttctagaaacagtccTTCAAAAACCCAtccagccgtttttttttttgtttttgtttttttgctaattactaaatgttttattgatgtCTAAAATTAGTCGTTTCAAAAACCTCCCTATTATTGCGTCACAGTCGATGGGCATCGTTGCCTCACCTGACAAATCAAGCGAAGCTCCTCCCACGTTTACTGTGCAGGTGTTGTAAAATGGAAAGACCAAAAGTGACGCACCAAGGGAAAACCAGGAGCAAGTCGGCAGggcacaaacagagaaaaacattgcaTTTCTGAGAAAATAGTGATTTTCGCTTCATTGCAAAATGTTCTTGTCAAAGCTTGTCAGTGCTTTAAATGACCGTTTCAGAGGTTATAAACCAGTAGACTTTGTGTTTAAACTCGGCCTGTTTTCAGCTTACAATCTAACCGACCGGGATCTGCACGTTGGGGAGGGGACACCTATGGCTCATTTATATACTTCCTTTGTTTGGACCCACGCAGACATTTGCGcactgcacctttttttttaaaacatctttgaGATGATCAGTTTCTGGTAAAAGCTGGTTTCAACCCAGTGACGTTGTTTTCTCTACGCAGATGCTCGCGTTACAGAAAACGCCACAGTTTGTCAAAAGGGTGAACTTCCAAAACGTTTCCATTTGTTGCATCCTGACCTCTTCATCtcccctcctctttttttttttttttgtgctcacGTACTGACACCCCcaacagcacgcacacacacacacacacacacacaccctccgtCATACACCCACCAGCCTCTACGTCAGTTGCAGACAGGGGTGGAGGGCGAACTATAAAAGAGTGGGGGACTTTGGAGGTAGAGCACAAGAAACATCTGAGGTTTTTCAGATCTGATGAGCAGCTGCCACCAACTGCAGCGCACTTTCTTCATCACTGCTCTCCTCCTGGACCTTCAGCCCGTCTGAGCTGCTCAGACTATCTCTctctcacgcacacacacacacacacactgtgccACACGCCATCTCCTGCTCCTGTTGCGCTTGTACTCCATTCCTGCCTCAACATGCAGCTCCTGGTGGTGTTAGCAGCTCTCATGGGGGTTCTCTTCAGCGTAAGAGCAGCTGCCGTGCTTCCTCTGGACGACAGGAGCCCCATCCAGGCAAACAGGGTGAGCATGTTAAGGATTTCCTTATTTAACACATGGATGATGTTGCTTTCTGACTGCAATTGTTATTGCTGATAAATCTCTCAATTTCATCGTCTAAAAAAGTGGTGtgagtaatttaaaaaatgtggtaaaagaaaattaaaatgctattttatgaaataaatggTCTAAAATCTGTAATAGACTATATTGCACTTTCTACCTTTCCCCGTTGGTTCATACATAatcataaaaactaaaatagcaGCACTGTAAAAATCAATTTATCTAATAATTTCTGCATTTCCTGCCCCTCCAGGAGCTGAGTAAAGAGCGCAAAGAGCTGATCCTGAAGCTGGTGTCCGGATTGTTAGATGGAGCTCTGGACACCAACATGCTCCCCGGCGAAGCGGCTCCAGTGGACCTCGAGGAGCCGCTGGCGTCCCGCCTGGAGGAGAGGGCCGTCTACAACAGGCTATCACTGCCTCAACGTGACCGCAAAGCCCCCTGTAAAAACTTCTTCTGGAAAACGTTCACCTCGTGTTAACAGAACCGCCTGGCTCTGCCCCTCCATCCgtcccctcctccccctctccAGCTCAACAGGAACTGCAGTAGATCTCAGCTGTACATATCATATACACCTGTGCAGCATTGATGGACTTTACTGAGACAGCGTGTATGTCTGAATTTCGACTATTTATGTACACAATGTATGTATTTCTGTATCGTAACAGTTCATTTCGGggttaataaaaaaagcatgGATTATAATGTCAGACACGGTAACGGCAGTCGATTCTGCAAAAACAGGAGGTCATATTTTTCACCTGCTTCTAGAGTTCAAATACACTGTCAGattaaaggcaaaaaaacaatgagtgaatgtttttttatttgtatttaattgatttttttttcacctcactTTGAAAGAGTGGTTAGGATTGTAGTAATATTTAGAGATTTGCTGTGTAAATATAATTTCCTGTCTACAAAACACGGACTTTGTGTTGATAGAGGTTACAAAGATCACTCTGATTTACTAAAAACGCTTTTCACTTttttgatttacattttttttgtactatCTGTACCAGAAAACAGCATTATACCTTAATGTTTCACAAAAACTAATAcgaaaataaaaatagactCAACTCAGTTTGACAGAATAGCATAAGCAATGGATGCTTTATTAGTTGCTTGTAATCTTGCATGTGACCTGTAACCTGTAAAATTCAATTGAAACACAAACCAGAATATtcctggggaaaaaataaaaagtataaaaaaaacaaaaaaaaaaaagactaaataatGTTCTTGTAGGTAGGCTAATacttaaaacaatattttgtcaAAGCACCTTTTCATTTATCACTTAATCAGTCTTTTTGAGTTAGTACTCGATTATCATGGTCTATATTGACTCAGAAAATATGTTCACTCGTCTTCCCAAAAATTTCAGATTCCAAGCCAAGGTAAGTTTTTTCCGTACAGCATTGTTCACCTAAGAGAagttaaagtgctttacaggaaaTCAAAGGAACTGAAAGACGTTTACGCTACACAAAAGAAACACCACAAAACAATACTTAAGCATTACATGAACGTACAAAATTATGAGATTTAAATCAAATaagatgtaatttaaaaaaattagccaataaacatacatttgagcTTTATGGAAGCGTTATGCTGTAGTAACCAGGAATGTTTTCAGTCTTGAGGTTAAAGGAGCCAATAAGTTGTTCCAGAGCCGAGGAGCAGTGAATGAAGGTGCACTAAAGGCTGCCTcaccttgtttagttctgggaACACAGAATGAGGAGGGCTCTGATGACCTGATGGGTCTGCCGGGGTTAATACATTACCAGGACCTCTGAAATATAGTTAGGTCCAGGATCACTCACCGCTTTATGAATTATTTCTTTTCTACATAATGGAGGAAAGTATGACCCATTTAGTCTGTGATATTTGGGACACATTCACTCAGAGACTGTAGTGGACCAGAGGCAGATAGATTTCTATGTCTTTAGCTTGGATATTCAAAGAGATGATTAATTCCTCCTTAATCTGAGTTTGGGGAGAATCATGTGAGTTTTGTATGCTCATATTTATAATTACCAAATGACAGGTATTATCAGTCTGCCAACTCAGATTTGAACCAGTTTAGAACAGCAGGGGACAATCTCACTCACTTTCCCAATCAGCTAGGGTGTGCTGATTAATTGTATTGAACACAGCACAGAGATCCATTAAAACCAACACAgatgtttttgatttatttcctgGAAAGTTGTTATTTAGCTTATATATGTCATTTCAAACCTTTACCAAGGCAGTCTCAGACCactgtcagtaaaaaaaaaaaaccccgtgTTGGATTAGATTTTAAGAAAAAGAGGTTGCAAGAGGTTTGACGGCCTGCCAACAACAGTGAAAAGAATTTGGGCATCGTTGGTGTTTTTATTGAATAAGAGAGTAACATGACTGCCTTGCTCTTGTTGTCCCAGAATTATAGATCCCACTTTGTTGATGTCATTGTAATCCGGCAGATTAATTTTTCTGCACCCAAATTCTCTTTTTTCAATTCTAGCTACTTCCAGAGGCTCTTCTGTGCCAGGCCCTCTTTACATCACTCCAACGGTAAAACCCCCCAAATCAGATTCAGGTCTGCCTTTGGTCCAGctatttgaaaacatttaaccCCCTTTGGAGAAGACGTTATTTTGCTGATTTGGATGTCAGCTTTCCAGCTGAAgcctggagttttttttttgtttgccagCATTGACTGCTATTTGGAACTGTTAAAATTCCCCTCCACCTTGACCAAGGCTTAATAAAGTTTAAACAAAAGTTCATGTTAGAAGACTCAGCCCCGGCGCACTTGCATCCACTGAATGCTTCGTCAAACGTCTGTGCGCCAGCCAACCAGCATCCTGATCGCAATCTATCATCCCACAAGACTTTGTTTATAAGGCGCCCCACCCATGGATTCTCCTGCTCTTCCACCAAGCTTCAACTGATCTCAGCTGAGCTTCAACTCTCCTccaccccatctcctccttcacGCTCTCAAGCTGACTACTTCTCCCCTACAACCTCCACCATCATTGTCCAAACCCCggggggaagacttcactaatcctaatcctaaaattatCATCCAAGCTAATAGACATTCACAGCTTTCACGTCTTCTACCAGGATCCATGCACCAGAgcactttttaaatgtatgacAATAACCTCTTTGATTGCCTCTGAttgagtctctccagattgaaacGATGCCGCCACCACCATGCCATGCTGTGGGTAATCATATTTTTTACTCAAAAGTTGAAATTCCAAATTTTCATCATGTAAGATTAGCAGAATCCAAAATGGCTGTTATTAATAGATGCATTAAAAAGAAtagttcagctgtttttttcttttgaaatctGTCACACTATACAACCTGACAGAGTATAGCCGCAGTGTTTGAAAATTGCATCTTGGTAAAGGCACTTGGAGAAATGttataatgaaaatatttttttatggttttatgatcatagctttttaaaaccttgctctCAGGACACCTGATGTGTAATAGAGTCAGCTCATTTAGTGAATGTGTTAAAATCTTGTGGCCTGTCTGTTTTAGAGATCCAGTTTTAGCTTTCCATTATGTCAAACAAACtgtctgaaaccacaaaaaaataaatgctttccACGATTAATTCTTAATTTTCTAAACCAAATAGCACAGCTGTTTCTTAAAATCATTGAATTGCAAATAATTCAAACAAATTACAAACTTTTTAGCAGATAtgcaaaataagtcaaataaatacaacaatGACATGTTTCAAATAGTCCAAATTGATGGACTTTCAGTCTAAAACTGCCAGAGTAAACACAAACTCCTGTTACAACTTAGCTAAAGTCTCACCGGCTCTCTGCCCAGAAGAATAGCAGCTAATGATTCATAATCGGGATGATTAAGCAGTCGCAGTTCTGATTCAATTACAGGTTTTGCAataaaggctgtttttttttacaacattatttcattttatttttgggctTGTGTTTGAAACATCTGGAGAAAACACCTAGTCGTTGGCGTGACCCTATCTTTTAGAGAGATCTTCTCTTGATGGTAAGTGATAGTACTGGACAGCTCAAAGCTAAATAATTACATGGTGCTTACATCCACTTGGAACTCTGCTCTTTTAATGACGCTGAGCAGACAAAGCCTCTTGTGGGCTTGCTTAATTACGCTTCGTCACCAAGTATCATTTAGTCttgtgtttaaaagaaaacagaaaaaaaaacaaaaagaaatacacaCGCTCAGGTTTTACAGACAGCGAGAGACGAACTTCAGTTGAAGAACAGTAAGAATAAGAGTAATAAAACACGTCAGTGCAAGCAaatcggtaaaaaaaaaataaataaaacactagtACATGACACCAGTTTGCATCAAATCAACATTTTGAACACAACACAATTTGATGCCAGTCAAAGAGCTGTCCACTCCTGACTTTATGCCTCTGAGCTCAAATGAGCATTCGGAGGTGCAACATCAAAGCCGATGGCTGCGAGCAAAGCATTTTATTGGCTTTCCTTTTGATCTGAACGAGGAGGAGGGAAAGACGTGCTCTGGCCTAACtgtgtaatttaaatttaaatgtaaccTGATATGTGCCggtgtttaaaaataacaaagactTAGGTGCTGGTTCTCCTCCtcggagagagggggggaaaaaaaacaacttcaaagTGAGCGCGTCAGGATTACATATGCAGGGAATAAAGTTTAAGGGATGtgactgaatttaaaaaaaactcagagttAAATTAGAGTATCTGGAAtacataatttattattttcttttatcataATGAGCATTCCCCCTCTCCTACCAACTATTTTTTACTATCAACTTAATTATTATTACATaacaatttaaatcaaaataaaaaacaggttACATATCCCttctctttacattttttttgttactactGTGTTTTCACTAAGCACCATTTCACCAGAGCCAGTCACCTATTCACTATTTAGCAGCATTTTAGAACTAAGATTGTGTTGGTTTTCCCTTAAATATTTCTGCTGAATTAAAGTATTTGCTTCTTTCTTTGAATTTGTTGGGTAGAGGGTTACATAACGTTGAGCCTCCAAAATTACCACCTTATTGACTACACCATAATCTATAAGATGCAGAGTTTATTTGTTCAGGCTTGGCTGAATATCCCAGCAGAGTCCaaataagaaaatgttcagttttcctttcattatttttcctttCCATATTTTTCTTGTCTTCTGGTGTGCTTCAGATCATTTTCCCTAAGCACAGCCCCAGTGTGCTTGAACTTAAGGTGGAAAACTGATGATcagacattctccttcaggactTTCTGACAGTGAACAGGATTCAAGATTTTTATGGATTATAATAAATTATCCAGGTCCCGAAGAAGCAAAGATCAGACCATGACaccgccaccaccgtgtttgactGTTAGGGAgatgtttgttttgaatttcACCTTCATTTAACCCGATTCGTCCCATTGAGAGGAAAGATCTCTTTGACAAGGGAGAGCTGGCCGAGAAGGCAGCAGTACTGTTTAATtactaaaaaaacattaaagaaaatgtatttacattaaaaacatataaaaaatttGCACAGAAATGTGTCAGACTGCAAGGATTTCAACAGAGCTAAAGCCTCTTAAGCCCTAGCCTTGATCCAGCCCCCAGTACTGGGGGAGGAATTACAAACTAATAATTACACTATTCAAAGAATTTCACATTTTGGTAGATTCCCTCCAGAGTTTAGAATCACGACCAGATTTCCCCATTGCGGGACTAGAAAAGAATTTCTTAATTGTGTAAGTAAACATAATTAGATTTAGATTTTGGTGGGTGTGCGCGCAACGCACACCCACCAAAAAGTTCCCGTTTTGTCTCACTTCAGTTAAATGTGGTCTGCCAGTATGCCCACACACACCACAATGTTCCCGCTGGCAAACGTCCATTTTGACCTGGTTCTTTTGGACTGTTGTAAAGAGCAATCCTTCCTCCAAAAAAAAGTGTGTGCAGTGACATCCAATGGATTCAGCCTTGGCCTCATCTGCCTGGACCATATTCTCCCAGTTTTTAATTGGCTTGTACAAGTCTTCTGCAGCAACCTTCAAACAAgccttttcttcagcaggcGAGTCTTGCACAGTGAGTGTCCACAGAGGCCATTGAGATTGATTGCACTACTTATTGTTTTCATGGGATAAAGTGTACCAGCTAGTTCCTGGTCTTTCTTGAGCTCTCCTTGACTCTTGAACAACTCTTCTGATCAACTCTAACCAGCTTGTCCCCGTGAAAGAAAAACCCAAAccatcctcacagcatgatgccgccgcTCCTATGTTTTAtaatggggatggtgtgttttcTAACCACCTTCTGAGGCCCTTGCAGAACAGCTTTGTTTATAGTCAAACTAAATTACACACATAATAAGAGTACTCTGTTAAGTAGCTAGTAACTTCGAAGACAAcgtttgaagacattttgtcatggagtatcagagtaagggcatttttattacaaatgcaCGCATCACTGTGATGGTCTTTCACATAGAATCCAATGAAATTTGTGGTTTattgtgacaaaatgggaaaatgtatcaaaaatatGAACTTGGTTGCGAcacactgtaaaacaaaaatggttatGGTCTACATCTAAAATAGATATTTGTCAAATAGAGTCCATTGTCACAACTAATGGTGGATCCTTTAAGGTCTGTCTCTGTTTATTGCTGTCGATAGGTGTCTGCACCTACAGGTGTCATCTTACGAGTGAACTGATAGTCCATATATAtccaaatcctaaaaaaaaaaagacaaatttattgTACAAAGTTTCCAAACTTCTTACTTCTGCAAAAAATGCTGCCACCTGAacccccactccctccccccgcATCCCCCGAGTTTACAGTGTTTCTCTTGGGATTTAAGCAGGTGTGTCAGCACTAATCTTCATCCTGGCCCGGTGCGCATTTAGAAACAGTTAACATCAAATGGTCTGCTAACCCGGCGCTCCATCAGTCAAGACAGGCCAAATTAACACCCGCTGCTCGGCTGAATGCTCCTGATCACAGGTGTGAACCGGCAGGCCGTGTGGCCGTGTTCCACTGAGAGGCAGTCTGTGTCCTCCCCTGCCCGACATATACGCCGCAGAGCTTTATTCAGGTGGGAGAAAAagtttgtcgtttttttttttttttttgtcattttattatgGACTCGTACCAGCAGCGGTGGCATTTAAAAGACTGATTTCCAGCCATGTTCTGATTGATTATGTTGCATATCTAAGAATCGCACATATCGGATTACCCAAAGGCGGCACCTGTTTTGTTTGAGAAACTCTTTCCTTTGTTAGACCCGCGTCTCTGCATACCTTGCCTGCAACAAGCTTATTCATCCCTGTCAGCCAGACTCAATTTGTTCAGCtgtgacatttttagatttagGTTGTTGCCCGAGCCTTAAGCAAATGTAGTATGACTGATGAGCTGAGGCACTctgaagtaaaataaatatataattttcttttcttttcaaataatGTTGTATTAGGGACGAGCTATGCCTAGGGGGGAATAATAGTgctagatgtgtgtgtgtgtgtgtgtgtgtgtgtaacaggCTTGCATCAGGTTCAGAGATCATTAGAGCTGTTTTTAAGGGGACTGTTGCGTTTTTCAAGGGGAAATATAATTTCACGTCTTTCCGCCGCTTGACAGACACAGCTTTCTATTTCTTTGGTTAAATACTTTTAAGTGTCACCTGATGAAGTAACAAGCGCAACTTCGAAACAAATTAAGCTCTTCAAGAGCATCGCAAAGAACTATGCGATCAGAGAAATTAGGTGTTTGCCCAAAGTGACGGAGGAAAGCATTCTAGCACACACAAACTTAAGTGTCTCTGATGCATTTGTCTCAGAGAGTTTCCATGTTTGGGAGCGCCAATGGAAACAAAGAGATTGTTTTCCCCAGCAGGGCCTAATGATGCCTGATGGCTTATTCAGCTGCTGAGTGCCAGCGCTAAAAGCTGATCATTACCGAGCCCCTCTGCTCTTTCGTAGCTAAAGCCGTGGCTCGGAAAATGAGCTGTCACCAGCGCCAGGAAGCATCGCCGCGTGTTGTGGCGGCCCCGCTCTTTTTGGATGCTTTGGAGGACGGAGAAGGTCTGTGACGTGAAAGTGAAATATGGGGTTTTAAAGCTTTTGgttggaaataaaattaagataCAATAGATTCAAATACTGGTTTGTAGTTTATGTTCTTTCTAGCAGCTTGGGGCGACGCGAGGATAACGTGTCAATGAGCTAACTAATGTACACACAGGAACAGCAACTGCGgctaatttatttttgaacattaCATAGTTTAACACAACATACTCATGACAAATTGCATTACTGTACAACTTTATTACTCTGGTGAAGCACTCTTACCTGGGCCACCATTGAGCCAAATGAGCCACTGCTGAAGGCGTAATTCTACGGTGGGTTTTAATTGACAAAATTCATTTAATCCGCAACACCAATATTGAATAATATTCCACACACCCATTGCAATAACTATCTGTTTACCTAGATGCAACGTAGAGATGAACTAATCACAAACTGTCATAAACAGCCGCGCAGCTCTTGAAGCAATGTCTCATGTGAGTTTTCAACTGTAGTTTTCCAACTTCCTGTTGTAGCACCAAGTTGAACTTAAACGggaaaaatacacatttaatttaacTTAACATTTTTGTGAGCATCtccataaatgaaaaaatacaatattctTTATCGCCGATGTACAAAGTTGCTGTTAATATGTCTTTCAGACATCACTGGGGGGAATGCAGCTCTGACAGCACATGTTTTAGTGCCTTTCAAAGGTTCATACATCATGTTACAAACCCAAACTTCCAAGCATtgtatttgatttttaaataatagaCCAAAAACCAATTTCTTTCACAAGTCACTTTAATGCATATAGTTAATCTGTGTGTGATttcatctcagtataaatacagcagTTTTTGTGAATGCCTCCTATGCAATCACTCGTGTGATAATGGAAGGATTTAATCCAAGATGCTTTATCTGGAGTACAGGCAAGAGTAACTAAAATATGTAAGGCTTCTCCAATTTTGGATCTAAAGTTCTTCTTTTAGTCTACAAGGCTCTCAGAACTCCATCAAGTCCAAAACATCTCCTAAATCCCTGTCATCCATATCAAGCACTGTGCTCTCAGAATATAGGAGAACTTGGGGTTCTGTTTTAAAGAGAAGGTTTGGTGGCAGAGCCATTAGCCACCAGGCCCCATTTTTGTAGAAGCAACTGCCTGCTTCAAATACGCAGATGCACCTAAATGTTTTCATATTACTCAGGCTTATGAGTGAAGTCTGCATGAAAAATCCTGaacttcattttgttttaacacGATTTATTAGAGGTAGTTCCAGGTCTAAGCATAAATTGCtgcatattttatttcacttttttaactttttaactttGAGAttgtaatagatttttttttccattggatcaaatttttactttttttgtcttttactttgTCACTTATTTAGCCCGTTATCTATATTTCTATTTAAGTAAATTTGGATATGAAATGCATGCAGTCTCATTTCTGTTGTGGCATTTTGGTTGTACACTGTCATACATGCCTGTTAGAACGGGGCAAGGCAAATGAAGATTGATCGGTAAAGTATGATCCTATGCATGACCGCCTAAACTGAGAGGTTGGGCATTGATCAAAGACGTAGCCAAACAGAGAGCTGTGCAACTTGGAGCCTCTGTTGACGTGTCAGCAGGGACAATGAAGCTTTGcaaagttgatgggaagatggatggagctaaacgcAGGGCTatcctgacagaaaaaaactcatATAAGCTTCAACTTACATAGCTGATGCTGGAGCAGAGCTCACTTTTACTCACAGCGACCTAAACAGCTAAAATTTAACAATTTAGCTCAAAGCGTGTTTcaattttgtttctgacatagatgtgtttttatctattttttgtatggtgaccttgagtgtccagaaatcT
Coding sequences within:
- the cort gene encoding somatostatin-1B — protein: MQLLVVLAALMGVLFSVRAAAVLPLDDRSPIQANRELSKERKELILKLVSGLLDGALDTNMLPGEAAPVDLEEPLASRLEERAVYNRLSLPQRDRKAPCKNFFWKTFTSC